From the genome of Lepeophtheirus salmonis unplaced genomic scaffold, UVic_Lsal_1.4 unplaced_contig_11583_pilon, whole genome shotgun sequence, one region includes:
- the LOC121130751 gene encoding LOW QUALITY PROTEIN: histone H4-like (The sequence of the model RefSeq protein was modified relative to this genomic sequence to represent the inferred CDS: inserted 1 base in 1 codon), whose amino-acid sequence MTGRGKGGKGLXKGGAKRHRKVLRDNIQGITKPAIRRLARRGVKRISGLIYEETRGVLKVFLENVIRDAVTYTEHAKRKTVTAMDVVYALKRWDVPLWFRG is encoded by the exons ATGACTGGACGTGGTAAAGGTGGAAAAGGAT GAAAGGGAGGTGCCAAGCGTCATCGTAAGGTTCTTCGTGATAATATCCAAGGAATTACCAAGCCTGCCATTCGTCGTTTGGCTCGCCGTGGTGTCAAGCGTATTTCTGGCTTAATCTATGAGGAAACCCGTGGTGTCCTAAAAGTTTTCCTAGAGAACGTTATCCGTGACGCTGTTACCTACACTGAACACGCCAAGAGGAAGACTGTAACTGCCATGGATGTTGTCTACGCTCTCAAGAGGTGGGACGTACCTCTATGGTT